From a region of the Primulina eburnea isolate SZY01 chromosome 7, ASM2296580v1, whole genome shotgun sequence genome:
- the LOC140837264 gene encoding protein FAR1-RELATED SEQUENCE 5-like isoform X1, producing the protein MENEAQTGIEEGQNLNSIVIVCIDEDDIEINQDKTPDAVAIIEQNVPVPANEEDTMDCVDVSGFLVGMTRETIDDMHQLYCKHARALGFSVRKSTTRCYSNEVVVEKYFVCSCAGVKNSGNADIFSDASSSRKRSNSCLTRTGCKASLRVKLNDDGVYEVLSHVMEHNHPFTRTEWGHLHRSERTITKEKGKAIEDMITSGMRSSDSFRYMVQDARGEENVGHTMKDHMNFVNRMKMNAIEGGDAQTVIEMLQEEDTKEEDFYFKVKLDDEGRLCNVYWRDSMMKEDYRIYGDVMVFDTTYRTNKYNLICAPFIGINNHWNNAMFGCAFLANEKYESFQWLFEVFKKSMGGKCPITLFTDQDQAIATAIEKVFPQTRHRLCLWHLQQNAVSRFAQLKSENSFKVAFKKCLSGCANENEFESCWKSMISEYNLEDHSWFCRLYGLREKWCTALSKDFFSAGILSSQRSESTNHAIGFNAKKSTSLAEFYGILKATIKHWRIKEQNNEFQCSKSVPESVLPMTGMLKHASEVYTLTLFREFESEFLKSISTCSTIVLVEDSMMVYDVSSHDANACTHRVVFDCLRNMITCSCKKFEECGFLCYHCLRVLHINSVVSIPEFYIQKRWTKFAKSEIWDRLNNRIERSEKAEDCIPWRHEMARKYYNLVLKSQGNEEARRIVEEGYNRDTLSVDTLMTSLSSTEQSETSVHSYSSNVVRDPARSITKGRSQRIKGHFHKKKKKRTVESNLIPAKEFGSKTPNVHLF; encoded by the exons ATGGAGAATGAAGCTCAAACTGGTATTGAGGAag GTCAAAATTTAAATTCAATTGTCATTGTTTGTATCGATGAAGATGATATAGAAATTAATCAAG ATAAAACACCGGATGCAGTAGCTATCATTGAACAAAATGTACCTGTACCAGCCAATGAGG AAGACACTATGGATTGTGTTGATGTATCTGGTTTTCTTGTTGGTATGACAAGAGAAACAATTGATGATATGCATCAGTTGTACTGTAAACATGCTCGTGCACTAGGTTTTAGTGTCCGTAAATCAACCACTAGATGCTATAGCAATGAAGTTGTGGTAGAGAAATATTTTGTATGTTCTTGTGCTGGAGTAAAGAACTCAGGAAATGCAGATATCTTCAGTGATGCATCATCATCTAGAAAAAGATCAAATTCTTGTCTTACACGAACAGGATGTAAGGCTTCTTTGAGGGTGAAACTGAATGACGACGGTGTTTATGAAGTCCTAAGTCACGTGATGGAACACAATCATCCATTCACTAGGACAGAGTGGGGCCACCTTCACCGTTCAGAAAGAACAATTACAAAGGAGAAGGGTAAAGCTATTGAGGATATGATCACTTCTGGTATGAGATCAAGTGATTCTTTCCGTTATATGGTACAAGATGCAAGGGGGGAAGAAAATGTTGGTCATACCATGAAAGACCACATGAATTTTGTGAACCGTATGAAGATGAATGCGATAGAAGGTGGTGATGCACAGACGGTAATTGAAATGTTGCAAGAAGAAGATACTAAAGAGGAGGACTTTTATTTCAAAGTCAAATTAGATGATGAAGGAAGATTGTGTAATGTGTATTGGAGGGATTCGATGATGAAAGAAGATTATAGGATATATGGTGATGTCATGGTCTTTGACACGACATATCGCACTaataagtataatctgatatgTGCTCCATTCATTGGTATCAATAATCATTGGAATAATGCGATGTTTGGTTGTGCATTCTTAGCTAATGAGAAATATGAATCGTTTCAATGGTTGTTTGAAGTTTTTAAGAAATCAATGGGAGGAAAATGTCCAATCACTTTGTTCACTGACCAAGATCAAGCAATTGCAACTGCAATAGAGAAG GTTTTCCCACAAACAAGGCATAGGCTGTGCTTATGGCACCTTCAACAAAATGCTGTCAGTAGATTTGCACAATTGAAAAGTGAGAATTCCTTTAAAGTGGCCTTTAAGAAATGCTTGTCAGGTTGTGCTAATGAAAATGAATTTGAAAGCTGCTGGAAATCCATGATTTCAGAATATAATTTAGAAGATCATTCTTGGTTTTGTCGCTTGTATGGATTGAGGGAAAAATGGTGTACTGCTTTAAGCAAGGATTTTTTTTCTGCTGGTATTCTTTCTTCACAAAGAAGTGAAAGCACAAATCATGCCATTGGATTTAATGCAAAGAAAAGCACCAGTTTAGCTGAATTTTATGGTATTTTGAAGGCAACAATAAAGCATTGGAGGATCAAAGAACAAAATAATGAATTCCAATGCTCAAAGTCGGTTCCCGAATCCGTCCTACCAATGACTGGGATGTTGAAGCATGCTTCTGAGGTATATACACTAACACTTTTCAGAGAATTTGAGTCTGAGTTTCTGAAATCAATTTCTACTTGTTCTACTATTGTTTTGGTTGAAGATAGTATGATGGTTTATGACGTTTCATCTCATGATGCCAATGCATGTACCCATCGTGTTGTGTTTGATTGTCTTAGAAATATGATCACGTGCTCTTGCAAGAAATTTGAGGAGTGTGGTTTCCTATGCTATCATTGTTTAAGGGTCCTGCACATAAATTCTGTTGTTAGTATACCAGAATTTTATATTCAAAAAAGATGGACCAagtttgccaaatctgaaatATGGGATAGGTTAAACAATAGAATTGAGAGATCAGAGAAGGCTGAGGACTGCATTCCTTGGCGTCATGAAATGGCACGCAAGTATTATAATTTGGTGTTGAAATCCCAAGGAAATGAGGAAGCAAGAAGAATTGTTGAGGAAGGATACAACAGAGATACATTATCTGTCGATACTTTGATGACTTCATTGTCTTCCACCGAGCAATCAGAGACTTCTGTGCATTCATATTCATCTAATGTTGTTCGAGATCCTGCTCGTTCTATTACAAAAGGAAGAAGTCAAAGGATAAAAGGACATTTCcataaaaagaagaagaagagaacTGTTGAATCAAATTTAATTCCAGCAAAGGAATTTGGTTCCAAAACTCCAAATGTTCATTTATTTTag
- the LOC140837264 gene encoding protein FAR1-RELATED SEQUENCE 5-like isoform X7, producing the protein MENEAQTGIEEGQNLNSIVIVCIDEDDIEINQDKTPDAVAIIEQNVPVPANEEDTMDCVDVSGFLVGMTRETIDDMHQLYCKHARALGFSVRKSTTRCYSNEVVVEKYFVCSCAGVKNSGNADIFSDASSSRKRSNSCLTRTGCKASLRVKLNDDGVYEVLSHVMEHNHPFTRTEWGHLHRSERTITKEKGKAIEDMITSGMRSSDSFRYMVQDARGEENVGHTMKDHMNFVNRMKMNAIEGGDAQTVIEMLQEEDTKEEDFYFKVKLDDEGRLCNVYWRDSMMKEDYRIYGDVMVFDTTYRTNKYNLICAPFIGINNHWNNAMFGCAFLANEKYESFQWLFEVFKKSMGGKCPITLFTDQDQAIATAIEKVFPQTRHRLCLWHLQQNAVSRFAQLKSENSFKVAFKKCLSGCANENEFESCWKSMISEYNLEDHSWFCRLYGLREKWCTALSKDFFSAGILSSQRSESTNHAIGFNAKKSTSLAEFYGILKATIKHWRIKEQNNEFQCSKSVPESVLPMTGMLKHASEN; encoded by the exons ATGGAGAATGAAGCTCAAACTGGTATTGAGGAag GTCAAAATTTAAATTCAATTGTCATTGTTTGTATCGATGAAGATGATATAGAAATTAATCAAG ATAAAACACCGGATGCAGTAGCTATCATTGAACAAAATGTACCTGTACCAGCCAATGAGG AAGACACTATGGATTGTGTTGATGTATCTGGTTTTCTTGTTGGTATGACAAGAGAAACAATTGATGATATGCATCAGTTGTACTGTAAACATGCTCGTGCACTAGGTTTTAGTGTCCGTAAATCAACCACTAGATGCTATAGCAATGAAGTTGTGGTAGAGAAATATTTTGTATGTTCTTGTGCTGGAGTAAAGAACTCAGGAAATGCAGATATCTTCAGTGATGCATCATCATCTAGAAAAAGATCAAATTCTTGTCTTACACGAACAGGATGTAAGGCTTCTTTGAGGGTGAAACTGAATGACGACGGTGTTTATGAAGTCCTAAGTCACGTGATGGAACACAATCATCCATTCACTAGGACAGAGTGGGGCCACCTTCACCGTTCAGAAAGAACAATTACAAAGGAGAAGGGTAAAGCTATTGAGGATATGATCACTTCTGGTATGAGATCAAGTGATTCTTTCCGTTATATGGTACAAGATGCAAGGGGGGAAGAAAATGTTGGTCATACCATGAAAGACCACATGAATTTTGTGAACCGTATGAAGATGAATGCGATAGAAGGTGGTGATGCACAGACGGTAATTGAAATGTTGCAAGAAGAAGATACTAAAGAGGAGGACTTTTATTTCAAAGTCAAATTAGATGATGAAGGAAGATTGTGTAATGTGTATTGGAGGGATTCGATGATGAAAGAAGATTATAGGATATATGGTGATGTCATGGTCTTTGACACGACATATCGCACTaataagtataatctgatatgTGCTCCATTCATTGGTATCAATAATCATTGGAATAATGCGATGTTTGGTTGTGCATTCTTAGCTAATGAGAAATATGAATCGTTTCAATGGTTGTTTGAAGTTTTTAAGAAATCAATGGGAGGAAAATGTCCAATCACTTTGTTCACTGACCAAGATCAAGCAATTGCAACTGCAATAGAGAAG GTTTTCCCACAAACAAGGCATAGGCTGTGCTTATGGCACCTTCAACAAAATGCTGTCAGTAGATTTGCACAATTGAAAAGTGAGAATTCCTTTAAAGTGGCCTTTAAGAAATGCTTGTCAGGTTGTGCTAATGAAAATGAATTTGAAAGCTGCTGGAAATCCATGATTTCAGAATATAATTTAGAAGATCATTCTTGGTTTTGTCGCTTGTATGGATTGAGGGAAAAATGGTGTACTGCTTTAAGCAAGGATTTTTTTTCTGCTGGTATTCTTTCTTCACAAAGAAGTGAAAGCACAAATCATGCCATTGGATTTAATGCAAAGAAAAGCACCAGTTTAGCTGAATTTTATGGTATTTTGAAGGCAACAATAAAGCATTGGAGGATCAAAGAACAAAATAATGAATTCCAATGCTCAAAGTCGGTTCCCGAATCCGTCCTACCAATGACTGGGATGTTGAAGCATGCTTCTGAG AATTGA
- the LOC140837264 gene encoding protein FAR1-RELATED SEQUENCE 5-like isoform X8, with protein MENEAQTGIEEGQNLNSIVIVCIDEDDIEINQDKTPDAVAIIEQNVPVPANEEDTMDCVDVSGFLVGMTRETIDDMHQLYCKHARALGFSVRKSTTRCYSNEVVVEKYFVCSCAGVKNSGNADIFSDASSSRKRSNSCLTRTGCKASLRVKLNDDGVYEVLSHVMEHNHPFTRTEWGHLHRSERTITKEKGKAIEDMITSGMRSSDSFRYMVQDARGEENVGHTMKDHMNFVNRMKMNAIEGGDAQTVIEMLQEEDTKEEDFYFKVKLDDEGRLCNVYWRDSMMKEDYRIYGDVMVFDTTYRTNKYNLICAPFIGINNHWNNAMFGCAFLANEKYESFQWLFEVFKKSMGGKCPITLFTDQDQAIATAIEKVFPQTRHRLCLWHLQQNAVSRFAQLKSNNKALEDQRTK; from the exons ATGGAGAATGAAGCTCAAACTGGTATTGAGGAag GTCAAAATTTAAATTCAATTGTCATTGTTTGTATCGATGAAGATGATATAGAAATTAATCAAG ATAAAACACCGGATGCAGTAGCTATCATTGAACAAAATGTACCTGTACCAGCCAATGAGG AAGACACTATGGATTGTGTTGATGTATCTGGTTTTCTTGTTGGTATGACAAGAGAAACAATTGATGATATGCATCAGTTGTACTGTAAACATGCTCGTGCACTAGGTTTTAGTGTCCGTAAATCAACCACTAGATGCTATAGCAATGAAGTTGTGGTAGAGAAATATTTTGTATGTTCTTGTGCTGGAGTAAAGAACTCAGGAAATGCAGATATCTTCAGTGATGCATCATCATCTAGAAAAAGATCAAATTCTTGTCTTACACGAACAGGATGTAAGGCTTCTTTGAGGGTGAAACTGAATGACGACGGTGTTTATGAAGTCCTAAGTCACGTGATGGAACACAATCATCCATTCACTAGGACAGAGTGGGGCCACCTTCACCGTTCAGAAAGAACAATTACAAAGGAGAAGGGTAAAGCTATTGAGGATATGATCACTTCTGGTATGAGATCAAGTGATTCTTTCCGTTATATGGTACAAGATGCAAGGGGGGAAGAAAATGTTGGTCATACCATGAAAGACCACATGAATTTTGTGAACCGTATGAAGATGAATGCGATAGAAGGTGGTGATGCACAGACGGTAATTGAAATGTTGCAAGAAGAAGATACTAAAGAGGAGGACTTTTATTTCAAAGTCAAATTAGATGATGAAGGAAGATTGTGTAATGTGTATTGGAGGGATTCGATGATGAAAGAAGATTATAGGATATATGGTGATGTCATGGTCTTTGACACGACATATCGCACTaataagtataatctgatatgTGCTCCATTCATTGGTATCAATAATCATTGGAATAATGCGATGTTTGGTTGTGCATTCTTAGCTAATGAGAAATATGAATCGTTTCAATGGTTGTTTGAAGTTTTTAAGAAATCAATGGGAGGAAAATGTCCAATCACTTTGTTCACTGACCAAGATCAAGCAATTGCAACTGCAATAGAGAAG GTTTTCCCACAAACAAGGCATAGGCTGTGCTTATGGCACCTTCAACAAAATGCTGTCAGTAGATTTGCACAATTGAAAA GCAACAATAAAGCATTGGAGGATCAAAGAACAAAATAA